Proteins from one bacterium genomic window:
- a CDS encoding carbohydrate ABC transporter permease codes for MTDRPPLLHWFSNGVFYLVMIMLSLVFMTPVLWLLSSSLQSLSGVFSVPYQWLPQRLHWENYHSVLTVLPFVRYFSNTLLITGLVLFGTLTSSSMVAYGFSRLKFCGRQTMFSLCIATMLLPGQVTMIPLYILFARLGWVDTLLPLIVPAFFGSPFYIFLLRQFFLTIPADYDEAARLDGAGPWRIYWHIILPQAKPALATVTVFSFIGVWNDFFNPLIYINSFEKATLTLGLNFLKTQIIGSGVTQWPVLMAAAVLVLIPNVLIFFLAQRHFIKGINVGGLRG; via the coding sequence ATGACCGACCGGCCTCCGCTGTTGCATTGGTTTTCAAACGGTGTTTTTTATCTGGTCATGATCATGCTGAGTCTGGTCTTTATGACGCCGGTGTTGTGGCTGCTCTCCTCATCATTGCAGAGCCTCTCCGGAGTTTTCAGCGTGCCCTATCAATGGCTTCCACAACGGTTGCATTGGGAGAATTACCACAGCGTGTTGACCGTGCTTCCGTTTGTCCGCTATTTCAGCAATACGCTCCTGATCACCGGCCTGGTTCTGTTCGGCACCTTGACCTCCAGCTCTATGGTCGCCTATGGCTTCAGCCGTCTGAAATTTTGCGGCAGGCAGACGATGTTCAGTCTGTGCATCGCCACCATGCTGTTGCCCGGGCAGGTGACCATGATTCCTCTGTACATCCTTTTCGCCCGATTGGGCTGGGTGGACACATTGCTGCCGCTGATCGTGCCGGCGTTTTTCGGCTCGCCGTTCTACATTTTTTTATTGCGGCAGTTTTTTCTCACCATCCCTGCTGATTATGATGAAGCCGCACGGCTGGACGGCGCCGGTCCCTGGCGCATCTACTGGCATATCATTCTGCCGCAGGCCAAACCGGCGCTGGCTACGGTGACGGTGTTCAGTTTTATCGGTGTTTGGAATGATTTTTTCAATCCGCTGATTTACATCAATTCATTTGAAAAGGCCACGTTGACCCTGGGCCTGAATTTTCTAAAAACCCAAATCATCGGTTCCGGGGTCACCCAGTGGCCGGTACTGATGGCCGCAGCGGTGTTGGTGCTGATCCCCAATGTGCTGATCTTTTTTCTGGCGCAGCGCCATTTTATCAAAGGGATCAACGTCGGCGGCCTGCGCGGATAA